From the genome of Hymenobacter sp. PAMC 26628, one region includes:
- a CDS encoding outer membrane beta-barrel protein — protein MTFLHTFCQPLRGLALLLTALPLGLHAQQAGPAQVSGTLVEAANGQPLPFADVLLLRAADSTLVTGAQTGLDGTFKAEHLALGRYILRAQALNFKPVRRVFALSAGAPALALGPLKLAASTTQLGEVQVVAQKAVVQQELGKTVINVEKDLSSVGGTAVNVLQNVPSVAVDATGTVSLRGSSNLTILIDGKPAGTSNGGPGPRLDQIPASQIAQVEVMTNPSAKYDASGAGVINIITKKNKKDGWNGQAALNLGTRDKYAPSLSLSRHHGKATWNLGYDGNDQVYRTRTNSSQTALLTDGATTSSLFTTQDGTGRQHNRNHSLNLGLTYDLPKEQTLSLSVQPHWEHQTETDNQTLTQQTVGSPGVITQYGQELADVKVKVLESSADYRRTWEAHKGRELTANAGGVLIDAAVPVSQLLTGGPKPAGFTQAQQVNAQIFFGQVDFTRPQADGKGKFETGVKLQTLHNTGSTAMRKPTDAGGDFQLDPVNSFDYAFTQLMPAAYATFQRTLSHGWSAQGGLRTEATFLKGGVENRNAAIGKSYVSLFPSATVAKELGKEPGQNRLQFSYARRLNRPDFMQQLPIQLYQDPRNYRQGNAALLPEFSHNVELGHQLNLAGGASLTNTVFARFTQNAIRRIRTIDTAATRTNNVGVVTRETFDNVGTTNSFGFETTWAQPLTKWWRVSASGSLYYSQIAANALNTANRAALAGTARLANNFTPRKGLDVQLTGDIRSTVLTAQGRQLPTGGLDLALRQQLFQERAALTLRVSDVLNTQVRRTELATPELQTSLYNKYETRVAWLGFTWYIGASKPGKKIDNGPSGGGGFGG, from the coding sequence ATGACCTTCTTGCATACCTTTTGCCAGCCCTTGCGGGGCCTGGCCCTGCTCCTTACGGCCCTGCCCCTGGGCCTCCACGCCCAGCAAGCCGGCCCGGCCCAAGTGAGCGGCACCCTGGTGGAAGCCGCCAACGGCCAGCCCCTGCCCTTCGCCGACGTGCTGCTGCTGCGCGCCGCCGATTCGACGCTCGTGACGGGGGCCCAAACCGGCCTCGACGGCACCTTTAAGGCCGAGCACCTGGCCCTGGGGCGCTACATTTTGCGGGCCCAGGCCCTGAACTTCAAGCCCGTGCGCCGGGTGTTTGCCCTGTCGGCCGGGGCGCCGGCCCTGGCCCTGGGGCCCCTGAAGCTGGCCGCCAGCACCACCCAGCTGGGGGAGGTGCAGGTGGTGGCCCAGAAGGCCGTGGTGCAGCAGGAGCTGGGCAAAACGGTGATTAACGTGGAGAAAGACCTGAGCAGTGTGGGCGGCACGGCCGTGAACGTGCTCCAGAACGTGCCCTCGGTGGCCGTGGACGCGACCGGCACGGTGAGCCTGCGCGGCTCCAGCAACCTCACCATCCTGATTGACGGCAAGCCGGCCGGCACCAGCAACGGGGGCCCCGGCCCGCGCCTCGACCAGATTCCGGCCTCGCAGATTGCCCAGGTGGAGGTGATGACCAACCCCTCGGCCAAGTACGATGCCAGCGGCGCGGGCGTCATCAACATCATCACGAAGAAGAACAAGAAAGACGGCTGGAACGGCCAGGCGGCCCTGAACCTGGGCACCCGTGACAAGTACGCTCCGAGCCTGAGCCTGAGCCGCCACCACGGCAAGGCCACCTGGAACCTGGGCTACGACGGCAACGACCAGGTGTACCGCACCCGCACCAACAGCTCCCAAACGGCGCTCCTCACCGACGGGGCCACCACCAGCAGCCTGTTTACGACCCAGGACGGCACCGGCCGCCAGCACAACCGCAACCACAGCCTGAACCTGGGCCTGACCTACGACCTGCCCAAGGAGCAGACGCTCAGCTTGAGCGTGCAGCCGCACTGGGAGCACCAGACCGAAACCGACAACCAGACCCTGACCCAGCAAACGGTGGGCTCGCCCGGCGTCATCACCCAGTACGGGCAGGAGCTGGCCGACGTGAAGGTGAAGGTGTTGGAAAGCTCGGCCGACTACCGCCGCACCTGGGAAGCCCACAAAGGCCGCGAGCTGACGGCCAACGCCGGCGGAGTGCTCATCGACGCCGCCGTGCCGGTAAGCCAGCTGCTGACCGGGGGCCCCAAGCCGGCCGGCTTCACGCAGGCCCAGCAGGTGAACGCCCAGATTTTTTTCGGGCAGGTGGACTTCACCCGGCCCCAGGCCGACGGCAAGGGCAAGTTTGAGACCGGCGTGAAGCTGCAAACCCTGCACAACACCGGCAGCACCGCCATGCGCAAGCCCACCGACGCCGGCGGCGACTTCCAACTCGACCCCGTCAACTCGTTCGACTACGCCTTTACGCAACTGATGCCGGCCGCCTACGCCACGTTCCAGCGCACGCTGAGCCACGGCTGGAGCGCCCAGGGCGGCCTGCGCACCGAGGCCACGTTCTTGAAAGGCGGCGTGGAGAACCGCAACGCGGCCATCGGCAAAAGCTACGTCAGCCTTTTCCCCTCGGCCACCGTGGCCAAGGAGCTGGGCAAGGAGCCGGGCCAGAACCGCTTGCAGTTCAGCTACGCCCGCCGCCTGAACCGGCCCGACTTCATGCAGCAGCTGCCCATCCAGCTCTACCAAGACCCGCGCAACTACCGCCAGGGCAACGCCGCCCTGCTCCCCGAGTTCAGCCACAACGTGGAGCTGGGCCACCAGCTCAACCTGGCCGGCGGGGCCAGCCTCACCAACACGGTGTTTGCCCGCTTCACCCAGAACGCCATTCGCCGGATACGCACCATCGACACGGCTGCCACCCGCACCAACAACGTGGGCGTGGTGACCCGCGAAACCTTCGACAACGTGGGCACCACCAACAGCTTCGGCTTCGAAACGACCTGGGCCCAGCCCCTCACCAAGTGGTGGCGCGTGTCGGCCAGCGGCTCGCTCTACTACTCGCAGATTGCCGCCAACGCCCTGAACACCGCCAACCGCGCCGCCCTGGCCGGCACCGCCCGCCTGGCCAACAACTTCACGCCCCGCAAGGGCCTCGACGTGCAGCTCACCGGCGACATCCGCTCCACGGTGCTCACGGCCCAAGGCCGCCAGCTGCCCACCGGCGGCCTCGACCTGGCCCTGCGCCAGCAGCTGTTCCAGGAGCGCGCCGCCCTCACCCTGCGGGTATCGGATGTGCTGAACACCCAGGTGCGCCGCACCGAGCTGGCCACGCCCGAGCTGCAAACCAGCCTCTACAACAAGTACGAGACCCGCGTGGCCTGGCTGGGCTTCACCTGGTACATCGGGGCCAGCAAGCCCGGCAAAAAGATTGACAACGGCCCCAGCGGCGGCGGCGGCTTCGGCGGCTAG
- a CDS encoding IS630 family transposase gives MWVIPPAQNAAFVCAMERVLDVYQRPYDPAQPVVCLDESPKQLLRESRVPLPLPDGSTRYDCEYHRQGVAQVYMLHEPLAGRRRVQVEDRHDRLTFARAVARLLEEDYAQATRVTLVLDNLSAHQPAAFYEIFDPVRAHALLQRVEFVFTPKHGSWLNMAEIEFAALLTHGLPQRVPDRPTLEAHCYAWQLARNQLGAPTNWQFTTEKARIKLKRLYPTTG, from the coding sequence ATGTGGGTGATTCCACCCGCTCAGAACGCGGCCTTCGTCTGCGCCATGGAACGGGTGCTTGACGTCTACCAACGCCCGTACGACCCAGCCCAGCCAGTCGTGTGCCTGGATGAGTCGCCCAAGCAATTACTACGCGAAAGCCGCGTGCCACTCCCGCTGCCCGATGGCAGCACCCGCTACGACTGCGAGTACCACCGCCAGGGCGTGGCCCAGGTGTATATGCTGCACGAGCCGCTGGCCGGTCGCCGCCGGGTGCAGGTCGAAGACCGCCATGACCGACTCACGTTTGCCCGGGCGGTAGCCCGCCTGCTGGAGGAGGACTACGCCCAAGCGACGCGCGTGACGCTGGTGCTCGACAATTTGTCGGCGCACCAGCCCGCCGCTTTTTACGAGATTTTTGACCCGGTACGGGCGCACGCCCTGTTGCAGCGCGTGGAATTTGTGTTCACCCCCAAGCATGGCTCGTGGCTCAACATGGCTGAAATCGAGTTTGCCGCCCTGCTCACCCACGGCCTGCCGCAGCGCGTGCCCGACCGGCCGACGCTGGAAGCGCACTGCTACGCTTGGCAACTAGCGCGCAACCAACTGGGGGCACCCACCAACTGGCAGTTTACAACCGAGAAGGCCCGCATCAAACTCAAACGGTTGTACCCGACAACCGGCTAG
- a CDS encoding helix-turn-helix domain-containing protein: MAKYYVLALRAEEQASLTELVQQRRVASARLVRAQCLLAVATNGLNWSDTQTSQAYGVSTRTLERLRQRACEAGVEAALLGQPRQQWPASKYTGEVEAHLAAAACSTPPEGYAHWTLRLLAAHLVTLQVLPEASPAMVGRVLKKMRYSPGSDRCG; the protein is encoded by the coding sequence ATGGCGAAGTATTATGTCTTAGCGCTGAGGGCCGAAGAACAGGCCTCGCTAACGGAACTCGTGCAGCAGCGGCGCGTGGCCAGCGCCCGGCTTGTGCGGGCTCAGTGCCTGTTGGCCGTAGCTACAAACGGCTTGAACTGGAGCGACACCCAGACTAGCCAAGCCTACGGCGTGAGTACGCGCACCCTGGAGCGCCTGCGCCAACGCGCCTGCGAGGCGGGCGTGGAGGCCGCCCTGCTGGGGCAGCCCCGCCAGCAGTGGCCGGCCAGTAAGTACACCGGGGAGGTGGAGGCGCACCTGGCCGCGGCGGCCTGCTCCACCCCGCCCGAAGGGTACGCCCACTGGACATTGCGCTTGTTGGCCGCTCACCTGGTCACGCTGCAGGTGCTGCCCGAGGCCAGCCCGGCGATGGTGGGGCGGGTACTAAAAAAAATGCGTTACAGCCCTGGAAGCGACAGATGTGGGTGA
- a CDS encoding toxin-antitoxin system YwqK family antitoxin, with translation MKYLVFLFALFALTAHAQKVKRFVTYYDSTKTAKREVYTAVVAGDTLPQGTYRRYYRSGQLEQQTSFREGKRDSAYVEFHPSGARRLETTYRAGVRQGPFKTYYANGKVAQEGSFDNDEPSGELTYYHPTGEVKLKTVLAKGQPNGALRQLYADGKPQADITYKDGQPEGAVKFYYANGQVQSEGTLHRGLLAGPYKTYYPTGQLETEVQADASGRGGYRSYYPSGKLQTESTYAPAPVVQRAVRNPLGDDLAKRVAPTTSGTANLDGPATSYYENGQIKTKTTYRMGVPTGHAQEFSEAGKLELETDYANGGRDRKVTRYGAAGPLPLAEETYKNNRAAGTWRTFFPNSKQVQSVALYNPAGKLAGEQLTYFADGKVASRLVYENGFATGLGTENYPSGKLKAETTYAHGLKTGPYRQLREDGTLAVRGAFRNGKETGVWTYFGPDGVAVESRKTFQNGLEVPAGTKRPALRKK, from the coding sequence ATGAAATATTTGGTTTTCCTGTTTGCCCTGTTTGCCCTCACGGCCCACGCTCAAAAAGTCAAGCGGTTCGTGACGTACTACGACTCGACCAAAACCGCTAAGCGCGAAGTATATACCGCCGTGGTAGCCGGCGATACGCTGCCCCAGGGCACCTACCGGCGCTACTACCGCAGCGGCCAGCTGGAGCAGCAAACCAGCTTCCGCGAGGGCAAGCGCGACTCGGCCTACGTCGAGTTTCACCCCAGCGGGGCCCGCCGCCTCGAAACCACCTACCGCGCCGGTGTGCGCCAGGGCCCCTTCAAAACCTACTACGCCAACGGCAAGGTGGCCCAGGAGGGCAGCTTCGACAACGACGAGCCCAGCGGCGAGCTCACCTACTACCACCCCACCGGCGAGGTGAAGCTGAAAACCGTGCTCGCCAAGGGCCAGCCCAACGGGGCCCTGCGCCAGCTCTACGCCGACGGCAAGCCCCAGGCCGACATCACTTACAAAGATGGCCAGCCCGAGGGCGCCGTAAAGTTTTACTACGCCAACGGCCAGGTGCAGAGCGAGGGCACCCTGCACCGCGGCCTGCTGGCGGGGCCCTACAAAACGTACTACCCCACCGGCCAGCTCGAAACCGAGGTGCAGGCCGACGCCAGCGGCCGCGGCGGCTACCGCAGCTACTACCCCAGCGGCAAGCTCCAAACCGAAAGCACCTACGCCCCTGCCCCGGTTGTGCAACGCGCGGTGCGCAACCCGCTCGGCGACGACCTGGCCAAGCGCGTGGCCCCCACCACCAGCGGCACCGCCAACCTCGACGGCCCCGCCACGAGCTACTACGAAAACGGTCAAATCAAAACCAAAACCACCTACCGCATGGGCGTGCCCACGGGCCACGCGCAGGAATTTTCCGAGGCCGGCAAGCTGGAGCTGGAAACCGACTACGCCAACGGCGGGCGCGACCGCAAGGTGACGCGCTACGGCGCCGCGGGGCCCCTGCCGCTGGCCGAAGAAACCTACAAGAACAACCGCGCCGCCGGCACCTGGCGCACGTTTTTCCCCAATAGCAAGCAGGTGCAAAGTGTGGCGCTGTACAACCCCGCCGGTAAGCTGGCCGGCGAGCAGCTCACCTACTTCGCCGACGGCAAGGTGGCCAGCCGGCTGGTGTACGAGAACGGCTTCGCTACCGGGCTGGGCACGGAAAACTACCCCTCGGGCAAGCTAAAGGCCGAAACCACTTACGCCCACGGCCTGAAGACGGGCCCCTACCGGCAGCTGCGCGAAGACGGCACGCTGGCCGTGCGCGGCGCCTTCCGCAATGGCAAGGAAACCGGCGTGTGGACTTACTTCGGGCCCGACGGCGTGGCCGTGGAGAGCCGCAAAACCTTTCAGAACGGCCTGGAGGTGCCGGCCGGCACCAAGCGGCCCGCGCTCCGCAAGAAGTAG
- a CDS encoding acetyl-CoA C-acyltransferase: MQIKEVVIVSAVRTPIGSFGGALASVSATELGAIALKGALEKAGVAPSEVQQVIMGNVISANLGQAPARQAAKKAGLPDTVECTTVNKVCASGSKAIMFAAQAIMLGQADCILAGGMESMSNVPYYLDKARFGAKYGNGQMIDGLMKDGLWDPYHDYAMGVAADHTAQHYGITREQQDEFARESYTRSANAAKAGKKKDEIVPVTIESRGKTTVVDDDEEYTKVQFEKLAGLKPAFGKEGTVTAANASTLNDGAAAVLLMSREKADALGIKPLAIVRGFADAEQAPEWFTTSPALAIPKALKHAGIDAKDVDFYEINEAFSVVSLANNQLLNLEGTKVNVYGGAVSLGHPLGASGARIVTTLLNVLHNEGGKIGVTGICNGGGGASAIVLEAV, translated from the coding sequence ATGCAGATCAAGGAAGTTGTAATTGTGTCGGCGGTGCGCACCCCGATTGGCTCGTTTGGCGGGGCCCTGGCCTCGGTATCGGCCACTGAGCTGGGCGCCATTGCGTTGAAGGGGGCCCTGGAGAAAGCCGGCGTGGCCCCGTCGGAAGTGCAGCAGGTGATTATGGGCAACGTCATTTCGGCCAACCTGGGCCAGGCCCCGGCCCGCCAGGCCGCCAAAAAAGCCGGCCTGCCCGACACCGTGGAGTGCACCACCGTGAACAAGGTGTGCGCCTCGGGCTCGAAGGCCATCATGTTTGCCGCCCAGGCCATCATGCTGGGGCAGGCCGACTGCATCCTCGCCGGCGGCATGGAAAGCATGAGCAACGTGCCGTACTACCTCGACAAGGCCCGCTTTGGCGCCAAGTACGGCAACGGCCAAATGATTGACGGCCTGATGAAAGACGGCCTTTGGGACCCCTACCACGACTACGCCATGGGCGTGGCCGCCGACCACACGGCCCAGCACTACGGCATCACCCGTGAGCAGCAGGACGAATTTGCCCGCGAGAGCTATACCCGCAGCGCCAACGCCGCCAAGGCCGGCAAAAAGAAGGACGAGATTGTGCCCGTCACCATCGAAAGCCGCGGCAAAACCACCGTCGTGGACGACGACGAAGAGTACACCAAGGTGCAGTTTGAGAAGCTGGCCGGCCTCAAGCCCGCCTTCGGCAAGGAGGGCACCGTGACGGCCGCCAACGCCTCCACCCTCAACGACGGCGCGGCCGCCGTGCTGCTGATGAGCCGCGAAAAGGCCGACGCGCTGGGCATCAAGCCCCTGGCCATCGTGCGCGGCTTTGCCGACGCCGAGCAGGCCCCGGAGTGGTTCACGACCTCGCCCGCGTTGGCTATTCCGAAGGCCCTGAAGCACGCTGGCATTGACGCCAAGGACGTGGACTTCTACGAAATTAACGAGGCGTTTTCGGTCGTGTCGCTGGCCAACAACCAGCTGCTCAACCTCGAAGGCACCAAGGTGAACGTGTACGGCGGCGCCGTGAGCCTGGGCCACCCGCTGGGGGCCTCGGGGGCCCGCATCGTGACGACGCTGCTGAACGTGCTGCACAACGAGGGCGGCAAAATCGGCGTCACGGGCATTTGCAACGGCGGTGGCGGCGCCTCGGCCATCGTGCTGGAGGCCGTGTAG
- a CDS encoding VWA domain-containing protein: MLTWAYPDFGLPLAAAALALLLVLAYVLRTGRLARALGQRAGRLAWKLPLRLLAGALLLAAWLGPARGLSPQPVRTAGKDLWLVVDVSRSMDAPDVAPTRLLRAQAELQTLVQRFPADRLGLVVFSGEAAVQCPLTYDQEAVQTFLNTLSTRLLPPGPTALRAPLELVLARLGPAASPGPAGRATAVVVVSDGEDFGENLEPTLRALARSGARVFAVGVGTAVGARLPLPGGRLVRDAAGRPVLSRLREAPLLQLAAQTGGQYVALNDRQNGFPALLADLRAVQGATEQVRTVAVADNQYRLPLAVALVLLAFDVALTVVVIRP; this comes from the coding sequence TTGCTTACCTGGGCCTACCCTGATTTTGGCTTGCCGCTGGCGGCGGCGGCGCTGGCCCTGCTGCTGGTGCTGGCCTACGTGCTGCGCACCGGCCGGCTGGCGCGGGCCCTGGGGCAGCGCGCCGGCCGCTTGGCCTGGAAGCTGCCACTGCGCCTGCTGGCCGGGGCCCTGCTGCTGGCGGCCTGGCTGGGCCCGGCGCGCGGCCTAAGCCCGCAGCCGGTGCGCACGGCCGGCAAAGACCTGTGGCTGGTGGTGGACGTGTCGCGCTCAATGGACGCGCCCGACGTGGCCCCCACCCGCCTGCTGCGCGCCCAGGCCGAGCTGCAAACCCTGGTGCAGCGCTTCCCAGCCGACCGCCTGGGGCTGGTGGTGTTCAGTGGCGAAGCGGCCGTGCAGTGCCCCCTCACCTACGACCAGGAAGCCGTGCAAACCTTCCTCAACACGCTTAGCACACGCCTATTGCCGCCGGGGCCTACCGCCCTACGCGCACCGCTGGAGCTGGTGCTGGCCCGGCTGGGCCCCGCCGCCAGCCCGGGCCCAGCGGGGCGGGCCACGGCCGTGGTAGTCGTGAGCGATGGCGAAGACTTTGGCGAGAACCTGGAGCCTACCCTGCGCGCCCTGGCCCGCAGCGGGGCCCGGGTGTTTGCCGTGGGCGTGGGCACGGCGGTGGGGGCCCGGCTGCCGCTGCCCGGGGGCCGGCTGGTGCGCGACGCCGCGGGCCGCCCCGTGCTCAGCCGCCTGCGCGAAGCCCCGCTGCTGCAACTGGCGGCCCAAACCGGTGGCCAGTACGTAGCCCTGAACGACCGCCAGAACGGCTTCCCAGCCCTGCTGGCCGACCTGCGCGCCGTGCAGGGCGCTACGGAACAGGTGCGCACCGTGGCCGTGGCCGACAACCAGTACCGCCTACCTCTGGCCGTGGCCCTGGTGCTGCTGGCCTTCGACGTGGCCCTGACTGTAGTAGTCATTCGGCCTTGA
- a CDS encoding ferritin-like domain-containing protein — protein sequence MSTLFTKAYGQTATLDPVIVATLNLALQLEYLEYYYYDTALNSSGLLTPEQTTAFTIIRNDEKLHISTLLSVLKTAAIPDPTRAGYDYTTSQNKTRSPLMPAFASLGGTTSPTTGMFTDNATFLLVGQNFVDTGVRAYKGGAANLISQKDILEAALNIHSVEARHSSRIRSFRRGGIQGTTPPKSWITPDETPGALLPNNGVAGAPAMVSPYAAGADATKYPAENNVTQATLALTTSGIASATAGAEAFDEPLDAATVKAIAKNFAANPAALFN from the coding sequence GTGAGCACTTTGTTTACCAAGGCCTACGGCCAAACCGCCACGCTTGACCCCGTCATCGTGGCCACGCTCAACCTGGCGTTGCAGCTCGAATACCTCGAATATTATTACTACGATACAGCTTTGAACTCCAGCGGCTTACTCACCCCCGAGCAGACAACGGCTTTCACCATCATCCGCAACGATGAAAAGCTGCACATCAGCACCTTGCTCAGTGTGTTAAAAACCGCAGCCATTCCTGACCCCACCCGGGCCGGCTACGACTACACGACCTCGCAGAACAAGACCCGCTCGCCCCTGATGCCCGCCTTTGCCTCGCTGGGCGGCACCACTTCGCCTACCACCGGCATGTTCACCGACAACGCCACCTTCCTGCTGGTGGGCCAGAACTTCGTGGACACCGGCGTGCGCGCCTACAAGGGCGGCGCGGCCAACCTCATTAGCCAGAAGGACATCCTGGAAGCGGCCCTCAACATCCACTCGGTGGAGGCCCGGCACTCGTCGCGCATCCGCTCGTTCCGGCGCGGCGGCATCCAGGGCACCACGCCCCCAAAAAGCTGGATTACGCCCGACGAGACGCCCGGGGCCCTGCTGCCCAACAACGGCGTGGCCGGTGCGCCCGCCATGGTGAGCCCGTACGCCGCCGGCGCGGACGCCACCAAATACCCCGCCGAGAACAACGTGACCCAGGCCACCCTCGCGCTGACCACTAGCGGCATTGCCTCCGCTACGGCCGGGGCCGAGGCGTTCGACGAGCCCTTGGACGCGGCCACGGTGAAGGCCATTGCCAAGAATTTTGCGGCCAATCCTGCGGCGCTGTTTAATTAA
- a CDS encoding ferritin-like domain-containing protein gives MSNLPSSHPSASETDAPGLLAPVARRSFLRYSSAGLALGSLYLAGCSKDDTTGPSSGGLIDVGTGDIGILNYAYALEQLEAAFYTQVVANSYFTSVASAAEKAIFSDLKDHEIIHREFFKAAIATGRITDSLVPDFSGIDFTQRTTAAGSAKMGVLNAAMAFEDLGVAAYNGAGRFINSADYLTLAGKIVSVEARHAAVIRELITTNTFVASDVVDTTTTGLEKSKRPQVVLATANNFLMAGSKLSANNFA, from the coding sequence ATGTCAAATCTCCCTTCTTCCCATCCATCAGCGTCCGAAACGGACGCCCCTGGCTTGCTGGCGCCCGTGGCCCGGCGCTCCTTTCTGCGCTACTCCAGCGCTGGTTTGGCCCTGGGCAGCCTCTACCTAGCCGGCTGCTCGAAAGACGACACCACGGGCCCCAGCAGCGGCGGCCTCATCGACGTGGGCACCGGCGATATTGGCATCCTGAACTATGCTTACGCGCTGGAGCAGCTCGAGGCCGCGTTCTACACCCAGGTGGTGGCCAATTCATACTTCACGAGCGTAGCTTCGGCGGCCGAGAAAGCCATTTTTTCGGATTTGAAGGACCACGAAATCATTCACCGGGAGTTTTTCAAGGCGGCCATCGCCACGGGCCGTATCACCGACAGCCTGGTACCGGATTTTTCGGGCATTGACTTCACGCAGCGTACTACGGCGGCAGGCTCGGCGAAAATGGGCGTACTGAACGCGGCCATGGCGTTTGAAGACCTGGGCGTGGCGGCTTACAACGGGGCGGGCCGCTTCATTAACAGTGCAGATTACCTCACGCTGGCCGGCAAAATTGTGTCGGTGGAGGCCCGGCACGCCGCCGTCATCCGCGAGCTGATAACTACCAACACCTTCGTGGCCAGCGATGTGGTGGACACGACCACCACCGGCCTGGAAAAATCGAAGCGTCCGCAGGTGGTGCTGGCCACGGCCAACAACTTCCTGATGGCAGGCTCCAAACTCAGCGCCAACAACTTCGCGTAA
- the gyrB gene encoding DNA topoisomerase (ATP-hydrolyzing) subunit B, with protein sequence MSEIAEKKAPAEYTADSIQVLEGLEAVRKRPSMYIGDTGVKGLHHLVWEVVDNSIDEALAGHCDRIEVTINENNSVTVRDNGRGIPVDFHAKEGRSALEVVMTVLHAGGKFDKDSYKVSGGLHGVGVSCVNALSTDLKVTVRRKGHIYEQDYKIGVPQYAVKEIGDTDEHGTQVDFLPDDSIFTETVYKYDTIATRLRELSYLNKGIRITLTDRREQNADNTGFRYEEFYSVGGLSEFVQYLDSARTVLMPLPIHVVSEKGGTPVEVALQYNSDYQEHIYSYVNNINTIEGGTHVAGFRAALTRTLKNYADKSGKLERAKVEISGEDFREGLTAVISVKVQEPQFEGQTKTKLGNSDVSGAVNTVVGEILQQYLEENPREAGIIVEKVILAAKARIAARKAREMVQRKTVLGSNSLPGKLADCSESDPEICELYLVEGDSAGGTAKQGRNRAFQAILPLRGKILNVEKAQEHRILENEEIRNMITALGVTFGTPADPEKGIEADAKALNLAKLRYHKVIIMTDADVDGSHIRTLILTFFFRYMRALVDSGYIYIAQPPFYLVKRGKEERYCWTEEERQRAQEELGRGKPETVNVQRYKGLGEMNAEQLWQTTMQPDTRSLKQVTVDSAVEADHLFSMLMGDEVAPRRDFIEQNAKYAKLDV encoded by the coding sequence ATGAGCGAAATAGCAGAAAAGAAAGCCCCTGCCGAGTACACGGCCGATAGCATTCAGGTGCTGGAAGGACTGGAGGCCGTGCGCAAGCGCCCCAGCATGTACATCGGCGACACGGGCGTCAAAGGCCTGCACCATTTGGTGTGGGAAGTGGTCGATAACTCCATCGACGAGGCCCTGGCCGGCCACTGCGACCGTATTGAGGTTACCATCAACGAAAACAACTCCGTGACCGTGCGCGACAACGGGCGTGGCATTCCCGTCGATTTTCACGCCAAAGAAGGCCGCTCGGCCCTGGAAGTGGTGATGACTGTGCTGCACGCCGGCGGCAAGTTTGACAAAGATTCTTACAAAGTATCCGGGGGCCTGCACGGCGTGGGCGTGAGCTGCGTGAACGCGTTGAGCACCGACCTAAAAGTGACCGTGCGCCGCAAGGGCCACATCTACGAGCAGGACTATAAAATTGGCGTGCCGCAGTACGCCGTGAAGGAAATCGGCGACACCGACGAGCACGGCACACAGGTAGACTTTTTACCCGACGACAGCATCTTCACCGAAACCGTTTACAAGTACGATACCATCGCCACCCGCCTGCGCGAGCTTTCGTACCTCAACAAAGGCATCCGCATCACCCTCACCGACCGCCGCGAGCAGAACGCCGACAACACCGGCTTCCGCTACGAGGAATTTTACTCGGTGGGGGGCCTCAGCGAGTTCGTGCAGTACCTCGATAGCGCCCGCACGGTGCTCATGCCCCTGCCCATCCACGTGGTGAGCGAGAAGGGCGGCACGCCGGTGGAAGTGGCCTTGCAGTACAACTCCGATTACCAGGAGCACATTTACTCCTACGTCAACAACATCAACACCATCGAGGGCGGCACGCACGTGGCCGGCTTCCGCGCCGCCCTCACCCGCACCCTGAAGAACTACGCCGATAAGTCGGGCAAGCTCGAAAGGGCCAAAGTGGAGATTTCGGGCGAGGACTTCCGCGAGGGCCTCACGGCCGTCATTTCGGTGAAGGTGCAGGAGCCCCAGTTTGAGGGCCAGACCAAAACCAAGCTCGGCAACTCCGACGTGAGCGGCGCGGTGAACACCGTGGTGGGCGAAATCCTGCAACAATACCTGGAGGAAAACCCCCGCGAGGCCGGCATCATCGTTGAGAAAGTAATTCTGGCCGCCAAGGCCCGCATCGCCGCCCGCAAGGCCCGCGAAATGGTGCAGCGCAAAACCGTGCTGGGCTCGAACTCGCTGCCTGGCAAGCTGGCCGACTGCTCGGAATCGGACCCGGAAATCTGCGAGCTGTACCTCGTGGAAGGCGACTCGGCCGGCGGCACCGCCAAGCAGGGCCGCAACCGGGCGTTCCAGGCCATTCTGCCGCTGCGTGGCAAAATTCTGAACGTGGAGAAGGCCCAGGAGCACCGCATTCTGGAGAACGAGGAAATCCGTAACATGATTACGGCCCTGGGCGTGACCTTCGGCACGCCCGCTGACCCAGAGAAAGGCATTGAAGCCGACGCCAAGGCCCTGAACCTGGCCAAGCTGCGCTACCACAAGGTCATCATCATGACGGACGCCGACGTGGACGGCTCGCACATCCGCACCCTGATCCTCACCTTCTTCTTCCGCTACATGCGGGCCCTAGTCGACAGCGGCTACATCTACATCGCCCAGCCGCCGTTCTACCTCGTGAAGCGCGGCAAGGAAGAGCGCTACTGCTGGACCGAAGAGGAGCGCCAGCGGGCCCAAGAAGAGCTCGGCCGCGGCAAACCCGAAACGGTGAACGTGCAGCGCTACAAGGGCCTCGGTGAGATGAACGCCGAACAGCTCTGGCAGACCACCATGCAGCCCGATACCCGCTCGCTGAAGCAAGTAACCGTGGATTCGGCGGTGGAAGCCGACCACCTGTTCTCGATGCTAATGGGCGACGAAGTAGCCCCCCGGCGCGATTTCATCGAGCAAAACGCCAAGTACGCCAAGCTGGACGTTTAG